Genomic segment of Candidatus Nanopelagicales bacterium:
CGATGCGGTTCCAGATGCGGTTGGCGATGACCTGATCGTTGTGGTCAGGGAAGCCCTGTCAAACATCGCCCGGCACGCTCACGCGTCCAACGTTGAGGTCACCGTCGACGTCACCGACTTCGAACTGACGCTGTCGATCCGGGATGACGGCCGGGGTTTCGCAGCCGGTGACGTCGATCTGCGCCGCAGCGGCCTTGCCAATCTTGCGAATCGAGCGGTTGGTCATGGCGGCACGTTCCTGGTGCGTTCCGATGAAGGCTCGCCGCTCGTTCGTGGTGACGACCAGTCTCTGGACACCGATTGGGCCACCGAACTCACCTGGTCGGTGCCCATCGTCGGTGCGTGAGGGTTTGGTCGCCGGGTCGCGCTAGCTATCCCTGGCGGCCTTCACTGCGAAGACCGCCGCCTGTGTACGCCGCTGCAAGCCCAGCTTTGCCAGGATGCTCGACACGTAGTTCTTGACGGTCTTCTCCGCCAGGAAGAGCTCCTCGCCAATCTGCCGGTTGGTCATACCCTGACCGATGAGGTCAAGAATGCGGCGCTCCTGGTCGGTGAGGCTGGCGAGCGGGTCGACCTTGGTGGCGTCGGTCCGGATGCGGTCCATCACCCGGGCAGTCGTCTGGGGGTCCAGCAGCGAGCCGCCCGCCGCAACCGTTCGAACGGCGCCGATCAAATCTGTGCCCCGAATCTGTTTGAGGACGTAGCCTGCCGCGCCGGCGACGATTGCATCCAACAGGGCCTCATCATCAACGAATGAAGTCAGCATCAAGCACTTGAGTTCGGGCATTTCGCTGCGCAGCTCGCGGCACACGGTTACGCCGTCGCCATCGGGCAATTGGACATCCAAGACGGCGACGTCGGGCCGCAACGCCGGGATGCGCGACATTGCCTGCGCGGCGGTCGCCGCTTCGCCAACGATCTCAACATCACCCTCGGACTGGAGTAACTCGGCCACCCCACGCCGGACGACCTCATGGTCGTCGAGCAGGAACACGCGAATCTTCGGGCTCGCCTGGATCACCGTCGCACGGTATCCGCTACTCGACGGGTTCCGCAGGCGCACCAACCAAGTGACGAGACGTGCCTCACTCGCAGCCCGCCATAATGCGTGATTTGGGACTTTGGTCCCGTGAGAATCAGGACTTTTCTCGGAGTGGGCCCGGGTCCGATTCCGGCGGGTTCACCGGTTTGTAACTGGCACTATTCGGGTATGAGCGCACTGGATCTCTCGCGTTGGCAATTCGGCATCGTCACCGTCTACCACTTTTTGTTTGTCCCCATCACTTTGGGACTGAGCTTCATGGTCGCCATCATGCAGACGGCATGGGTGCGAACCGACAATGAAAAGTGGCTCAAAGCCACCAAGTTCTTCGGAAAACTCTTCCTGATCAACTTCGCCATGGGTGTCGTTACCGGCATCGTGCAGGAGTTCCAGTTCGGGATGAACTGGAGCGACTTCTCTCGCTTCGTCGGGGACATCTTCGGAGCGCCATTGGCCGTGGAGGGTCTGCTCGCGTTCTTCCTTGAGTCGACCTTCATCGGGCTGTGGATCTTCGGCTGGGACCGATTGCCGAAGAAGGTTCACTTGGCCACGATCTGGCTCGCGTCCATCGGAACGATGCTTTCCGCCTACTTCATCTTGGCCGCCAACTCGTTCATGCAGCACCCCACCGCGTATCAGTACAACCCTGAGCTGGGGCGGGTCGAGCTGCAGAACTTCGGTGATGTTCTCACCCAGAACACCGCAGTCTTCGCCTTTCTGCACGTCATGGCTGGCGCGTTCATGGTCTCCGGTGCCGTGGTCGCTGGCATTGCTGCTTGGTACCTGGTGCGCGGGCGGTCCACGGACATGGCCCGGGCCTGCGTCAAGTTGGGTGCCTGGACGATCCTGGTTGCGTCCGTCGGCATCGCGTGGACAGGCGATTCTGAGGCCAAGATCATGGTGCAGCAGCAACCGATGAAGATGGCCGCCGCTGAGGCGCTGTACGAGACGTCCGCGCCAGCAGCATTTAGCATCTTCACCGTTGGAACCCTGGATGGTTCCAAGCCGCTGTTCAGCATCGACATTCCGCACGGACTGTCCTTGCTCGCGACGAGCACCTGGAACGGTGAGGTCCAGGGAATCAACAACCTGCAAGCGCAGTACGAGCAGCAGTTCGGTCCGGGGGACTACAAACCCAACATTCCGGTGGCTTACTGGATGTTCCGGTTGATGATCGGCGTCGGCATGATCGCCTCGGTGTTCGCGCTGTGGGCGCTGTGGATCACGCGCAAGGGTCGACAACCCACTTCCAAGTGGTTTGCACGCGCCGGTTTGACCATCCCGTTCCTCCCGGTTGCCGCCATGAGCTTTGGTTGGATCTTCACCGAGATGGGCCGCCAACCATGGGTCGTGTTCGGCCTCCTCAAGACCAGTCAGGGAGTGTCGCCGACATCTACCCCATGGATGGTGTGGACCTCGATGATCACGCTGACCCTCCTGTACGGGGCCCTGGCGGTCGTTGAATTCGGCCTCTTGCGCCGAGCGGTCATCATCGGTCCGCCGGAGACGGTCGAGGACCCCTTCCTGGAGGACGCAGACGCGTCTTCTGACCGCCCACTGTCCATCAGCTACTGAGGAGCCGGAAATGGAACTGACAACCGTCTGGTTCGTCTTGATCGCGGTCCTCTGGAGCGGCTACTTCGTCCTCGAGGGCTTCGACTTCGGCGTTGGCATCCTGCTACCCGTCATTGGCAAGACGGAGTCTGAGCGGCGCACCATGCTGACGACTCTTGGTCCGGTCTGGGACGGCAACGAGGTATGGCTCATCGTCGCTGGCGGGGCCACGTTTGCGGCCTTCCCCCAGTGGTACGCCACTCTCTTCAGCGGCTTCTACCTGCCGCTGTTGCTCATCCTGGTCGCCCTGATCATCCGCGGTGTCTCATTCGAGTACCGATCAAAACGTTCGAGCGTCAGGTGGCGAAAGAACTTCGACATCGCCATCGTCGTCGGCTCGTTCCTGCCCGCTCTGCTGTGGGGCGTCGCTTTTGCGAACCTCGTTCGCGGCGTTCCGCTGAGGCTCTCTGAATCGACCAACATGGTGACCGGAGCGGCGACGGTCGGAGGCTCGGTCTACGACGGTGGATTCTTCAATCTGCTCAATCCCTATGCCTTGCTCGGCGGACTCGTTACCCTCACGCTCTTCCTGACACAGGGATGCCTATTCCTCGCGCTGAAGACCACTGGTGACTTGCGTGAGCGCGCAGTCGCCCAAGGCAAGATCTGGGGGCTGGTGGCCGCCGTCCTGGCCGTGACTTTCCTGCTGTGGACGCAACTGGCGTACAGCGACAAGACGTGGACGTGGGCGCTGGTCGTCATCGGGGCGCTTGCCTGGGTCGCCGGCATCGCGATGCATTGGCTTGGTCGAGACGGCTGGGCGTTTGTCTTCAGTTCAGTGACCCTCGTCGGTGCAGTCGCCTTCTTGTTCAGCGTCCTGTTCCCGTACCTCATGCAGGACCGCGACAACCCGATTGCATCGTTGACCGTCACGAACGCGTCAAGTTCTGACTACACCCTGAAGGTCATGACGATCGTCGCGATCATCTTCACGCCGATTGTGTTGATCTACCAAGCCTGGACGTACTGGGTCTTCCGCAAGCGGATCAGTGCCGATGCCATCACCAACCCCGAGGCGGGTTCTCTAGACTTGCCCTCGGAGGTAGAGAAATCCGTCGGAGTCAGCTAAGGCCATTTGACCCCCGCCTATTGCGCTTCGCCAGCGCAACGCGGGGGTTCTTGGTTGCTGCGATCCTGATTGGGGCGGTGACCGCAGGGCTGCTGATCGCGCAAGCGTTCGCGATCACTGACATCGTCGTCCCGGTCTTCCTGGACGGCGCCCAACTTGCCGAAATCAGTGGTGCCATCTACCTGCTGGTCGGCGCGATCATCGGTCGAGTCGCGATGAGTTACCTGACCGAGGCGCTTGCCTATCGGGCGGCCGCACAGGCGAAGAGTCAACTGCGCCTCGGTGTCGTGGAGCACGTTGAGGCCCTTGGACCCGTGTGGCGAAGTGGTCGCAATTCGGCCGCGTTGACCCAACTGGTGACCCGCGGCATCGACGGTTTGGATTCGTACTTCGCTCGGTACCTGCCGCAACTGGTGTTGGCCGTTATCGTTCCGTTGACCGTCGGATTAGTTGTGCTTTTGGCGGACCCCCTGGCCGCGCTCATCGTCGTGCTGACGCTCCCGTTGATCCCGGTATTTATGATCTTGATAGGCAAGTTCACTCAGTCCAAAGTCGACCGACAATGGCGGACGCTCAGTCAGTTGTCTGGACACTTTGTGGACGTCGTGGCCGGAATGCCCACGCTCAAGGCTTTCGGGCGGGCCAACGCCCAGGCTCGCAATGTTCAGCAGATCGGCGACAAGTACCGCACGACAACCATGGGAGTGCTGCGTATCTCCTTCCTCTCGGCACTCGTGCTGGAGGTACTGGCCATGCTGTCGGTTGCGATCGTTGCCGTCTCCATCGGAATCAGGCTGGTGGACGGAACCATGACGTTGCACGCCGGCTTGCTGGTGCTCATCCTGGTGCCGGAGATCTACTTGCCGCTGCGGCTCGTTGGTATGCACTTCCACGCAGCCGCTGAGGGTCTGGGCGCAGCCGGGGACATGATCGAGATCCTGGAGACACCCACCGCGCGCAGTGGTCCCGTTACTGACGTACCCGACCTGAGCGCGGCAACCGTCGTGTTCGACGAGGTTTCGGTCACCTATCCCAGTCGGGTCGCACCAGCCGTCGAGTCGCTCAGTTTCCGGATCCAGCCACGATCCGTCACCGCGCTGGTTGGGCCCTCGGGCGTCGGCAAATCCACCGCAGTGTCGGTGCTTGAACGCTTCATCGACCCGGGTGCGGGAAAGGTCACCGTCGATTGCAACGGGACCGCGACGGACCTGGGCGATTTCGACATCGACGCTTGGCGTGCACGCGTTTGCTGGATTGGTCAGGATCCGCAGTTGGTCAGCGACACCATCGCTGCCAACGTGTCACTCGGTGACCAGCGAATCGATCCGATCAGGGTGGACGCTGCCCTCGCCGCGGTGGGGCTCACAGACCTGATCACCTCGCTCGACGACGGCTCGCAGACCCTGGTTGGCGAGGGTGGCAAACGGGTCTCCGTGGGCCAAGCGCGCAGGATCGCGCTGGCCAGAGCCTTCTATCAGCGAGCCGAGTTAATTCTGTTGGATGAACCAACGGCTGCCTTG
This window contains:
- a CDS encoding response regulator transcription factor — protein: MRVFLLDDHEVVRRGVAELLQSEGDVEIVGEAATAAQAMSRIPALRPDVAVLDVQLPDGDGVTVCRELRSEMPELKCLMLTSFVDDEALLDAIVAGAAGYVLKQIRGTDLIGAVRTVAAGGSLLDPQTTARVMDRIRTDATKVDPLASLTDQERRILDLIGQGMTNRQIGEELFLAEKTVKNYVSSILAKLGLQRRTQAAVFAVKAARDS
- a CDS encoding cytochrome ubiquinol oxidase subunit I yields the protein MSALDLSRWQFGIVTVYHFLFVPITLGLSFMVAIMQTAWVRTDNEKWLKATKFFGKLFLINFAMGVVTGIVQEFQFGMNWSDFSRFVGDIFGAPLAVEGLLAFFLESTFIGLWIFGWDRLPKKVHLATIWLASIGTMLSAYFILAANSFMQHPTAYQYNPELGRVELQNFGDVLTQNTAVFAFLHVMAGAFMVSGAVVAGIAAWYLVRGRSTDMARACVKLGAWTILVASVGIAWTGDSEAKIMVQQQPMKMAAAEALYETSAPAAFSIFTVGTLDGSKPLFSIDIPHGLSLLATSTWNGEVQGINNLQAQYEQQFGPGDYKPNIPVAYWMFRLMIGVGMIASVFALWALWITRKGRQPTSKWFARAGLTIPFLPVAAMSFGWIFTEMGRQPWVVFGLLKTSQGVSPTSTPWMVWTSMITLTLLYGALAVVEFGLLRRAVIIGPPETVEDPFLEDADASSDRPLSISY
- the cydB gene encoding cytochrome d ubiquinol oxidase subunit II, with product MELTTVWFVLIAVLWSGYFVLEGFDFGVGILLPVIGKTESERRTMLTTLGPVWDGNEVWLIVAGGATFAAFPQWYATLFSGFYLPLLLILVALIIRGVSFEYRSKRSSVRWRKNFDIAIVVGSFLPALLWGVAFANLVRGVPLRLSESTNMVTGAATVGGSVYDGGFFNLLNPYALLGGLVTLTLFLTQGCLFLALKTTGDLRERAVAQGKIWGLVAAVLAVTFLLWTQLAYSDKTWTWALVVIGALAWVAGIAMHWLGRDGWAFVFSSVTLVGAVAFLFSVLFPYLMQDRDNPIASLTVTNASSSDYTLKVMTIVAIIFTPIVLIYQAWTYWVFRKRISADAITNPEAGSLDLPSEVEKSVGVS
- the cydD gene encoding thiol reductant ABC exporter subunit CydD, which encodes MTAGLLIAQAFAITDIVVPVFLDGAQLAEISGAIYLLVGAIIGRVAMSYLTEALAYRAAAQAKSQLRLGVVEHVEALGPVWRSGRNSAALTQLVTRGIDGLDSYFARYLPQLVLAVIVPLTVGLVVLLADPLAALIVVLTLPLIPVFMILIGKFTQSKVDRQWRTLSQLSGHFVDVVAGMPTLKAFGRANAQARNVQQIGDKYRTTTMGVLRISFLSALVLEVLAMLSVAIVAVSIGIRLVDGTMTLHAGLLVLILVPEIYLPLRLVGMHFHAAAEGLGAAGDMIEILETPTARSGPVTDVPDLSAATVVFDEVSVTYPSRVAPAVESLSFRIQPRSVTALVGPSGVGKSTAVSVLERFIDPGAGKVTVDCNGTATDLGDFDIDAWRARVCWIGQDPQLVSDTIAANVSLGDQRIDPIRVDAALAAVGLTDLITSLDDGSQTLVGEGGKRVSVGQARRIALARAFYQRAELILLDEPTAALDGQTEAAVLTAIDELAQRATVLVVAHRDALIARADSVIHVSGPRTPPTPGDTLAQVR